From Linepithema humile isolate Giens D197 chromosome 8, Lhum_UNIL_v1.0, whole genome shotgun sequence, one genomic window encodes:
- the LOC137001660 gene encoding uncharacterized protein — MADIVKMFRQISVHPDDRHLQRILWRAEASEEVRDYTLSTVTYGTTSAPFLALRTLQQLAQDEQDQFPMGAAAILNHSYVDDILAGGDTLDVAHETKEQLVSLLRAGGFSLSKWASNSLDLCPRLETPVRTLPFGETIGALGIIWSPHTDSLFLKVTSLAEESSAILASSPKELTKRRALAELARLFDPLGWAAPVLIYAKVFLQDLWLQGSRWDEPLSNDLSEAWSQFQSSLQQLNEVKIPRWVNWSPLSSGVELHGFSDASERAYAAAVYLRVAGASDEAETHLLLAKTKVAPVKTQSVPRLELCAAVLLARLLTRVTTELNLIESTLFAWTDAQVVLRWIQSHASRWKPFVAHRVAEIQGLIPRDHWRYVRTSHNPADLATRGIPASELLNQDLWWRGPIWLRQPREFWPPLETIASGDQAEEEQRTKCVLAHTTQAKPEEEVLERFSSLTRLLRVTSFCFRFINRCRKNPCQPGGLTSRELFQSRLRWISLAQRQAFHKEFAALRVGRAISSSSPLRRLRPFLDEQGLLRVGGRIEAALSSYDERHPLILPREGPLTLLFIRHAHHATLHGGPTLMRSYLLRGLWILGAATRVRQVARQCVRCARYKSEVGQQRMGQLPPERVKPARPFASAGVDYAGPIQLRTFKGRGRGTTKGYICLFVCLVTKAVHLEAVTELTTAAFLAAYRRFISRRGHCSLLLSDNGRNFLGADAELRRLFKAASEFHKDVSAYLANDGTKWRFIPPYAPHFGGLWEAGVRSVKHHLRRLLGDRTLTYEELSTLLCQIEACLNSRPLTSLSSDPSDLVALTPGHFLVGEPLTGLPEPAPTDASCNPVNRWHLLSNLRNHFWSRWSREYLHQLQQLTKWQSQRPNLAKGDLVLVVDEILPPAKWPLGRVIGVTTGPDGLVRVAEVRTARSTLSRPIVKLCRLPIDSAEALRQDVQNASSSQQPVHP, encoded by the coding sequence ATGGCGGACATCGTCAAGATGTTCCGTCAAATCTCAGTCCATCCGGACGACAGACATCTGCAACGCATCCTATGGCGGGCAGAAGCGTCAGAGGAAGTGCGTGACTACACGCTCTCTACCGTTACCTACGGTACAACCTCGGCGCCCTTTCTAGCTCTGCGGACGCTCCAGCAGCTGGCGCAGGACGAGCAAGATCAATTCCCGATGGGTGCTGCAGCTATACTAAACCACTCTTACGTGGATGATATTCTGGCTGGAGGAGACACGCTTGACGTCGCCCACGAGACCAAGGAGCAGCTTGTCTCCTTGTTGCGCGCCGGAGGTTTCTCTCTTAGCAAGTGGGCTTCCAACTCATTGGATTTGTGTCCACGACTTGAAACGCCGGTCCGAACTCTTCCTTTCGGCGAAACAATTGGTGCGCTCGGCATCATTTGGAGTCCTCACACGGACTCTCTCTTTCTGAAGGTGACTTCTCTCGCGGAGGAATCTTCAGCTATCCTTGCTTCCAGCCCGAAGGAACTAACAAAGCGACGAGCACTCGCGGAATTAGCGAGGCTGTTCGATCCTCTGGGCTGGGCAGCGCCAGTCCTGATATACGCCAAGGTCTTCCTACAAGATCTATGGCTACAAGGAAGTCGTTGGGACGAGCCTCTTTCCAACGACTTGTCGGAAGCGTGGAGCCAATTCCAGTCTTCCCTGCAACAACTCAACGAGGTCAAGATTCCACGGTGGGTTAACTGGAGTCCACTCTCTTCTGGAGTGGAATTACACGGCTTCTCGGATGCCTCCGAGAGAGCCTACGCCGCGGCGGTTTACCTCAGGGTCGCCGGCGCGAGCGATGAAGCCGAGACGCACCTCTTGCTGGCGAAGACCAAGGTGGCGCCAGTCAAAACCCAGAGCGTCCCTCGGCTTGAACTTTGCGCAGCAGTCCTGCTCGCACGTCTCCTCACGCGAGTTACGACGGAACTGAATCTTATTGAGTCCACGCTCTTTGCTTGGACCGACGCTCAAGTGGTCCTCAGATGGATCCAGTCTCACGCTTCACGATGGAAACCCTTCGTCGCCCATCGGGTGGCGGAGATTCAGGGACTTATTCCTAGAGATCACTGGAGGTACGTTCGCACTTCGCACAACCCGGCAGATCTGGCCACGCGCGGCATCCCCGCGTCTGAGCTGCTTAACCAAGATCTATGGTGGCGCGGTCCAATCTGGTTGCGTCAACCACGAGAATTCTGGCCTCCTCTAGAAACCATAGCTTCAGGGGACCAGGCGGAAGAAGAGCAGCGAACGAAGTGCGTCCTGGCGCACACCACACAAGCCAAACCAGAGGAGGAAGTCTTGGAGCGGTTTTCCTCGCTCACGCGTCTCTTGCGCGTAACTTCTTTCTGTTTCAGATTTATTAATCGATGTCGGAAAAACCCCTGCCAACCAGGCGGCCTCACGTCTCGGGAGTTGTTCCAGAGTCGCCTCCGCTGGATAAGTCTTGCCCAGCGGCAGGCGTTCCACAAAGAGTTTGCGGCGTTACGAGTCGGGCGAGCCATTTCTTCAAGTTCGCCCCTACGCCGTCTGCGTCCGTTCCTTGACGAGCAGGGCCTCTTGCGAGTTGGTGGACGTATTGAGGCAGCTCTGTCTTCTTACGATGAGCGCCACCCGCTCATCCTCCCAAGGGAGGGACCTCTCACGCTCCTCTTCATCCGCCACGCGCATCACGCAACCTTGCATGGCGGTCCAACCTTGATGAGAAGTTATCTTCTTCGTGGCCTTTGGATTCTTGGGGCGGCTACAAGAGTCCGCCAAGTGGCTCGCCAGTGCGTACGCTGTGCGCGCTACAAATCTGAAGTTGGCCAACAAAGGATGGGTCAATTGCCGCCTGAGCGGGTCAAACCTGCCAGGCCCTTCGCGTCTGCAGGCGTGGACTATGCTGGTCCAATCCAGCTCCGAACCTTTAAGGGCCGAGGTCGTGGTACCACCAAAGGCTACATTTGCCTGTTTGTCTGTTTAGTTACCAAGGCTGTCCATCTGGAAGCCGTAACCGAGCTGACCACTGCAGCCTTTCTTGCGGCATACCGCCGATTTATAAGTCGTCGAGGCCATTGCTCGCTGCTGCTGAGCGACAACGGTCGCAACTTTCTGGGGGCGGATGCAGAGCTGCGCCGTCTCTTCAAGGCAGCGTCTGAGTTCCACAAGGACGTCAGCGCTTATCTAGCGAACGACGGTACCAAGTGGCGCTTTATTCCTCCTTACGCACCGCATTTTGGTGGCCTGTGGGAAGCAGGGGTGCGCTCAGTTAAGCACCACCTGCGCCGCCTCTTAGGCGATCGCACTTTGACATACGAAGAGCTGTCGACTCTTCTCTGTCAAATTGAGGCGTGTCTCAACTCGAGGCCCTTGACCAGCCTCTCCTCCGATCCGTCGGACCTGGTGGCTCTCACCCCGGGGCATTTTCTCGTGGGAGAGCCCCTTACAGGTTTACCGGAGCCCGCTCCGACAGATGCCTCCTGCAACCCCGTAAATCGTTGGCATTTACTATCAAACTTACGAAATCACTTTTGGTCCAGGTGGTCAAGGGAGTATCTCCACCAACTCCAACAGCTGACCAAGTGGCAATCACAAAGGCCTAACCTTGCCAAAGGAGACTTGGTGCTCGTCGTCGACGAGATACTGCCGCCAGCCAAATGGCCGCTAGGCAGAGTCATTGGCGTCACCACCGGACCAGATGGATTGGTGAGGGTAGCGGAGGTGCGCACCGCCAGGAGCACCCTTTCACGACCGATCGTCAAGCTGTGCCGCTTACCGATCGACTCAGCAGAAGCACTGCGTCAAGACGTTCAGAACGCAAGCTCATCGCAGCAACCCGTTCATCCTTAG
- the LOC137001353 gene encoding uncharacterized protein, which yields MGRGKRRKKPLLPFDGESSVSDDEDATAKKKIKNVPAPPLLKLKEIETSLSSQSSMNKNKEIVCVKSYTVKNKTDKENQSVFEQVRRKQDHKNELLKKLKPRSNTSGSCSTRMTSASFKVTEVPSSDLGLLSDSTPSHSSTSNKSFSMIEETDALDFYVDSPDTSKTSYNFLSEEKYSPIHCCSKVSFLNSPLSRNSSNNADSGALFSFEKYEVKIERKVDILSSKMDVLSMNLSRLMRFLMPQEKKLKRPENLPPVPVSTPEQLKALESFLENDLNLAAMCDSFSIYVYAKESEQKSTYRFLPKLLTNSLATQFNFKGERGKKSFEDLKLWEVVQGSVLIKKPEADIDEIKTAVQKWLKNAPWRSQDDGKKSKREEDEKKKKEKESSK from the exons ATGGGACGTGGAAAACGAAGAAAGAAGCCATTGTTGCCGTTTGATGGCGAATCTTCAGTCTCCGATGATGAAGATGCCacagcaaagaaaaaaattaaaaatgtaccaGCACCTCCACTACTGAAgctaaaagaaattgaaaccTCTTTATCAAGTCAATCCTCTATGAACAAAAACAAGGAAATTGTTTGTGTGAAGTCTTATACAGTAAAGAATAAAACAGATAAAGAAAACCAATCTGTGTTTGAGCAAGTGAGGAGAAAACAAGATCATAAAAATGAGCttcttaagaaattaaaaccaaGAAGCAATACATCTGGTTCCTGTAGTACTCGAATGACATCTGCTTCTTTCAAAGTCACTGAAGTGCCATCCTCGGATCTCGGTCTCCTATCTGATTCTACTCCAAGCCACTCATCAACTTCCAATAAAAGCTTTTCTATGATTGAAGAGACTGATGCTCTTGATTTTTATGTGGATTCTCCTGACACTTCAAAAAcgtcgtataattttttgagtgaagaaaaatatagtcCAATACACTGTTGTTCTAAAGTGTCGTTTCTTAACTCTCCGTTAAGTAGGAATTCCAGCAATAATGCag ATAGTGGAGCACTATtttcatttgaaaaatatgaggTCAAGATAGAGCGCAAAGTTGATATTCTCAGTAGTAAAATGGATGTACTCAGCATGAATCTATCCAGGCTCATGCGCTTTCTCATGCCTCAAGAAAAGAAGCTTAAGCGGCCTGAGAATTTGCCACCTGTGCCAGTTTCAACACCAGAGCAACTCAAGGCACTTGAAAGCTTTTTAGAAAATGACTTGAATTTAGCTGCAATG tgTGATAGTTTCAGCATATATGTTTATGCCAAAGAAAGTGAACAAAAATCAACTTACCGCTTTCTTCCTAAACTTCTTACAAATTCATTAGCCACCCAGTTCAATTTCAAGGGTGAACGGGGTAAGAAGTCATTTGAAGATTTGAAACTGTGGGAAGTTGTGCAAG GAAGTGTTCTTATCAAGAAGCCAGAAGCAGATATAGATGAGATCAAAACAGCTGTGCAGAAATGGCTTAAGAACGCGCCTTGGCGTAGTCAGGATGATGGAAAGAAGAGTAAGAGGGAGGAGGatgaaaagaagaagaaagagaaggagagctCAAAATGA